Proteins from one Mycobacterium sp. SMC-2 genomic window:
- a CDS encoding transposase: protein MLEALNSAAKTLDRSVIARLGKHPDAEIFTSLPRSGQINAAQVLAEWGDSRAAYDGPDAVAALAGATPVTKASGKQHAVHFRWACNKRFRRALTTFADNSRHQSPWAADIYARARARGHDHPHAVRILARAWIRVIYRCWHDHRPYDPNLHGGTQRLLPQTA from the coding sequence GTGCTGGAGGCCCTCAACAGCGCCGCCAAAACTCTCGACCGCTCCGTCATCGCCCGCCTCGGGAAGCACCCGGACGCCGAGATCTTCACGTCGCTGCCAAGGTCGGGTCAGATCAACGCCGCCCAGGTGCTCGCCGAGTGGGGCGACTCCCGGGCAGCCTACGACGGACCCGACGCCGTAGCGGCTCTGGCCGGAGCCACTCCAGTGACCAAAGCCTCCGGCAAACAGCACGCCGTGCACTTCCGCTGGGCCTGCAACAAACGCTTCCGCCGGGCACTGACCACCTTCGCCGACAACAGTCGTCACCAAAGTCCTTGGGCCGCCGACATCTACGCCCGAGCCCGCGCTCGCGGACACGACCACCCTCACGCCGTACGTATCCTCGCCCGCGCCTGGATCCGCGTCATCTACCGCTGCTGGCACGACCACCGCCCCTACGACCCCAACCTCCACGGCGGAACACAAAGACTGTTGCCACAAACAGCCTGA
- a CDS encoding IS110 family transposase has translation MCVLSAVGKVLAQFMIDHTAEGIAMLIRRLAKYGDPTQIHIGIERPNGRLVDLLLEAGHPVIPVSPNAIKTWRDGEVISGAKSDAGDALVIAEYLRLRHHRLHPVAPYSAQTKALRTVVRTRDDIVAMRVSATNQLSALLDDHWPGAKAIFADIESPISLAFLRQYPTAGSTSRLGEKRLAAFLAKHGYSGRRPASELLGRLRATPRAPPTPPCRSPSPTP, from the coding sequence GTGTGCGTGCTGTCTGCGGTGGGAAAAGTATTGGCACAGTTCATGATTGACCACACTGCGGAAGGCATTGCCATGCTGATCCGTAGACTCGCCAAGTACGGCGATCCCACCCAGATACACATCGGGATCGAGCGACCCAATGGGCGGTTGGTCGACCTGCTGCTCGAGGCCGGCCACCCGGTCATCCCGGTATCGCCGAACGCCATCAAAACCTGGCGCGACGGCGAAGTCATCTCCGGCGCTAAGTCCGACGCCGGCGACGCACTGGTGATCGCCGAGTACCTGCGACTGCGCCACCACCGACTGCATCCCGTAGCGCCCTACAGTGCTCAGACCAAGGCACTTCGCACGGTAGTGCGCACCCGCGATGACATCGTCGCCATGCGGGTATCGGCCACCAACCAACTCAGCGCCTTGCTCGATGACCACTGGCCCGGCGCCAAGGCGATCTTCGCCGATATCGAGTCCCCGATCAGCCTGGCGTTCCTGCGCCAGTACCCCACTGCGGGCAGCACATCGCGCCTCGGTGAGAAACGCCTGGCCGCGTTCCTGGCCAAGCACGGCTACTCCGGCCGTCGGCCAGCCAGCGAGCTGCTGGGCCGGCTGCGCGCGACCCCGCGGGCACCACCGACCCCACCCTGTCGGTCGCCGTCGCCGACGCCGTAG
- a CDS encoding acyl-CoA dehydrogenase family protein produces MTTAEQPEVSDDDFQQILAQTRHFVRTAVVPREQEILAEDRVPDDLRDQAKKMGLFGYAIPQQWGGLGLNLMQDVELAMELGYTSLALRSMFGTNNGIAGQVLVGFGTDEQKARWLESMASGDVVASFALTEPGAGSNPAGLRTKAVRDEGDWVISGQKRFITNAPVADLFVVFARTRPADDQGPGIAVFLVPADAPGVEVGAKDAKMGQEGAWTADVSFNDIRVEGGALIGGSEDIGYRAAMTSLARGRVHIAALAVGAAQRALDESVSYAATATQGGTPIGHFQLVQAMIADQQTGVLAGRALVRDAARLWDTGEDRRVAPSAAKLFCTEMAGNVADLAVQVHGGSGYMHGVPVERIYRDVRLLRLYEGTSEIQRLIIGSNLVKAAQRATTTKER; encoded by the coding sequence GTGACCACCGCCGAACAACCCGAGGTCTCCGACGACGACTTTCAGCAGATCCTCGCCCAGACCCGTCACTTCGTTCGCACCGCCGTGGTCCCGCGCGAACAGGAGATCCTGGCCGAGGATCGGGTGCCCGATGACCTGCGTGACCAAGCCAAGAAGATGGGCCTGTTCGGGTACGCGATCCCGCAGCAGTGGGGCGGCCTCGGGTTGAACCTGATGCAAGACGTCGAGCTGGCAATGGAATTGGGCTACACCTCGCTGGCGCTGCGATCGATGTTCGGCACCAACAACGGCATCGCCGGGCAGGTCCTGGTCGGCTTCGGCACCGACGAGCAGAAGGCACGCTGGCTGGAATCCATGGCGTCCGGCGACGTCGTCGCCTCCTTCGCGCTGACCGAACCCGGCGCCGGATCGAATCCGGCCGGCCTGCGAACGAAAGCCGTTCGCGACGAAGGTGATTGGGTGATCTCCGGGCAGAAGCGCTTTATCACCAACGCGCCCGTCGCCGATCTGTTCGTGGTGTTCGCGCGCACCCGACCGGCCGACGACCAGGGTCCCGGGATCGCGGTGTTCCTGGTTCCCGCGGACGCGCCGGGCGTAGAGGTGGGCGCCAAGGACGCCAAGATGGGGCAGGAGGGCGCGTGGACCGCCGATGTCAGCTTCAACGACATCCGCGTCGAGGGCGGCGCGCTGATCGGCGGCAGCGAAGACATCGGTTATCGAGCCGCCATGACCTCGCTGGCCCGTGGCCGCGTCCACATTGCCGCCCTGGCGGTGGGCGCCGCCCAACGCGCGCTCGACGAATCGGTCTCCTACGCCGCCACCGCGACGCAGGGCGGCACGCCGATCGGTCACTTCCAATTGGTGCAGGCGATGATCGCCGACCAGCAGACCGGAGTGCTCGCCGGCCGTGCGCTCGTCCGCGACGCCGCGCGGCTCTGGGACACGGGCGAAGACCGCAGGGTCGCGCCGTCGGCGGCCAAGCTGTTCTGCACCGAAATGGCCGGCAATGTCGCCGATCTGGCGGTGCAAGTGCACGGCGGCAGCGGCTACATGCATGGTGTCCCGGTCGAGCGCATCTACCGCGATGTGCGGCTGCTGCGGCTCTACGAGGGCACCAGCGAGATTCAGCGCTTGATCATCGGGTCCAACCTCGTCAAAGCAGCGCAGCGAGCTACCACAACGAAGGAGCGTTAA
- a CDS encoding mycofactocin-coupled SDR family oxidoreductase, whose amino-acid sequence MAGKLEGKVAFITGAARGQGRAHAVRLAREGADIIAVDIAGKLPSCVPYDPATPDDLNETVRLVEETNRRIIASVVDTRDFDGLRKAVDDGVAALGRLDIIVANAGVAAPQAWHDITPENFRDVIDINVTGTWNTVMVGADKIIEGGRGGSIILISSAAGMKMQPFMIHYTASKHAVTGMARAFAAELGKHSIRVNSVHPGPVNTPMGAGDMVTAVGSTMQTNPQLSHVLTPFLPDWVAEPEEIADAVCWLASDESRKVTAARIPIDQGSTQY is encoded by the coding sequence ATGGCAGGCAAGCTCGAGGGGAAAGTCGCCTTCATCACCGGGGCCGCACGCGGCCAGGGCCGGGCTCACGCGGTTCGCCTGGCGCGAGAGGGCGCCGACATCATCGCCGTCGACATCGCCGGCAAGCTTCCGTCCTGTGTCCCCTATGACCCGGCGACTCCCGACGATCTGAACGAGACCGTCCGCCTGGTCGAAGAGACCAACCGCCGGATCATCGCCTCAGTGGTGGACACCCGCGACTTCGACGGGCTTCGCAAGGCCGTCGACGACGGTGTCGCCGCGCTCGGGCGGTTGGACATCATCGTCGCCAATGCCGGCGTCGCGGCACCGCAGGCCTGGCACGACATCACGCCCGAGAACTTCCGCGACGTGATCGACATCAACGTGACCGGCACCTGGAACACCGTGATGGTCGGCGCCGACAAGATCATCGAAGGGGGCCGCGGCGGCTCCATCATCTTGATCAGTTCCGCGGCCGGCATGAAGATGCAGCCGTTCATGATTCACTACACCGCCAGCAAGCACGCCGTCACCGGGATGGCGCGCGCTTTCGCCGCCGAGCTGGGCAAGCATTCGATCCGAGTCAACAGCGTTCATCCCGGGCCGGTGAACACCCCGATGGGAGCGGGCGACATGGTCACGGCGGTGGGCTCAACAATGCAGACCAACCCGCAGCTGTCCCACGTGCTCACCCCATTCCTGCCCGACTGGGTCGCCGAGCCGGAGGAGATCGCCGACGCGGTGTGCTGGCTGGCCAGCGACGAGTCGCGCAAGGTCACCGCCGCCCGGATACCGATCGACCAGGGCTCGACGCAGTACTGA
- a CDS encoding pyridoxamine 5'-phosphate oxidase family protein, with the protein MRAFTESERQEFLAAKHIAVLSVAATDGRPPASVPIWYDYTPGGEIRIMTGASSRKVQLIERAGVVTLVVQREEPPYQYVVVEGAVVETTKPAPPDVQESIAIRYLGEEGGRAFIRSMEGVEEVMFTIRPDRWLSADFTGDL; encoded by the coding sequence ATGAGAGCCTTCACCGAGAGCGAACGCCAAGAGTTCCTGGCCGCCAAGCACATCGCCGTGCTGTCCGTCGCGGCCACCGACGGCCGGCCGCCAGCCAGCGTTCCGATCTGGTACGACTACACCCCCGGCGGCGAGATCCGGATCATGACCGGGGCGTCCAGCCGCAAGGTGCAGCTGATCGAGCGGGCCGGTGTGGTGACGTTGGTGGTGCAGCGCGAGGAGCCGCCGTATCAGTACGTGGTGGTCGAGGGCGCCGTTGTGGAGACCACCAAGCCGGCTCCGCCCGACGTGCAGGAGTCCATCGCCATTCGTTACCTCGGCGAGGAAGGCGGGCGGGCGTTCATCCGCAGCATGGAGGGCGTGGAAGAGGTCATGTTCACCATCCGGCCCGACCGCTGGCTGAGCGCGGACTTCACCGGCGACCTCTGA
- a CDS encoding phosphotransferase family protein has product MSAVVSIPRYPGDVTPQWLSAALSGRGAPVEVAEVDVVAIGTGQTGATYRVTARYATEPGDLPQTFVIKLPSQDDTVRDRVVIGYRSECAFYSSVAGRVQVPTPRCFYSEITADAMDFALLLADQAPAVQGDQLVGCGEAEARLAVTALAGLHAPSWCDPYWLDFPGIAFARPDEAGAAGMGEVAKMSADITLDKLGDRMSGEDRDTLSAAMGLITPWLLLEYDRFALLHGDYRLDNLLFDPELTRVSVVDWQTLGVGLPARDLAYFTATSLDPQLRASIEEQLVADYHRALLAYGVTGYDRETCWRDYRLGVLQAPLISALGFAFAAATDRGDDMVLTMLSRGCQAIRELGTLELIG; this is encoded by the coding sequence ATGAGTGCTGTGGTGTCGATTCCGCGGTATCCCGGCGACGTGACCCCGCAATGGTTGTCGGCCGCGCTCAGCGGGCGTGGCGCACCCGTCGAGGTTGCCGAGGTGGACGTGGTCGCGATCGGCACCGGGCAGACGGGTGCGACTTACCGGGTGACCGCTCGCTACGCGACGGAGCCCGGAGACTTGCCGCAAACGTTCGTGATCAAGCTGCCGTCCCAGGACGACACGGTGCGCGACAGGGTCGTCATCGGATACCGCAGCGAATGCGCGTTCTACTCGTCCGTGGCGGGCCGAGTGCAGGTACCGACGCCGCGGTGCTTCTACTCCGAGATCACCGCGGACGCAATGGATTTCGCGTTGCTGCTCGCCGATCAAGCGCCCGCGGTGCAGGGTGACCAACTCGTCGGCTGCGGCGAAGCGGAAGCGCGCCTTGCGGTCACGGCCCTGGCCGGTCTGCACGCGCCCAGTTGGTGCGACCCCTACTGGCTGGATTTCCCGGGCATCGCGTTCGCCAGGCCCGACGAGGCGGGTGCCGCCGGCATGGGCGAGGTGGCGAAGATGAGCGCCGACATCACGCTGGACAAGCTGGGCGATCGGATGAGCGGCGAAGACCGCGATACCTTGAGTGCGGCAATGGGTTTGATCACACCGTGGCTGCTCTTAGAGTATGATCGGTTCGCCCTGCTGCACGGCGACTATCGCCTGGACAATCTGCTGTTCGATCCGGAGCTAACCCGCGTCAGCGTGGTCGACTGGCAGACGCTCGGGGTGGGCCTGCCGGCCAGGGATCTCGCCTACTTCACCGCGACCAGCCTCGATCCACAGCTGCGCGCGAGCATCGAAGAACAGCTCGTCGCCGACTATCATCGCGCGCTGTTGGCCTACGGGGTCACCGGCTACGACCGCGAAACGTGTTGGCGCGATTACCGGCTCGGGGTATTGCAGGCACCGCTGATCTCGGCGCTGGGGTTCGCGTTTGCCGCCGCCACCGACCGTGGCGATGACATGGTGCTGACCATGCTCAGCCGCGGCTGCCAAGCGATCCGGGAGTTGGGCACGCTGGAACTGATCGGCTGA
- a CDS encoding ABC transporter ATP-binding protein, producing the protein MIRTWLGLVPADRRAKVVAYAVLAVLSVVVRAAAAVLLVPLVGALFSEPHRALAWLGWLTAATVTGWVIDTATARIGFELGFAVLDHSQHDVADRLPGVRLDWFTAEHTATARQAIAATGPELVGLVVNLLTPLISAILLPAAIAVALLPISWQLGVAALGGVPLLLGALWASARLARRADAAADEANSALTERIIEFARTQQALRAARRVEPARSLVGDALAAQHGATMRLLSMQVPGQLLFSLASQLSLILLAGATAALTVNQTVTVPEAIALIVVIVRYLEPFTTISELAPALESTRATLGRIRSVLTAPLTNSGPATPPAAAVPRIEFDDVAFRYSGGGAPVLDGVSFTLEPGSTTAIVGPSGSGKSTILALIAGLHEPTRGRVLIDGVDAATLDADARRALSSVVFQHPYLFHGSIRDNVFAGDPGAGDDQFNRAMALARVDELIGRLPDGAETIVGEAGSALSGGERQRVSIARALLKPASILLVDEATSALDTENEAAVVDALTLDPRSRTQVIVAHRLASISHADRVLFLDDGRVLEDGTVGELLAAGGRFDEFWRQQHEAAEWRILAD; encoded by the coding sequence ATGATTCGCACGTGGTTGGGGCTGGTGCCCGCGGACCGCCGCGCCAAGGTCGTTGCCTACGCCGTGCTCGCGGTGCTCTCCGTGGTGGTGCGGGCGGCGGCCGCCGTCCTCCTCGTCCCACTGGTGGGCGCCCTGTTCAGCGAGCCGCACCGCGCGCTGGCATGGTTGGGCTGGCTCACCGCCGCCACCGTGACCGGATGGGTGATCGACACCGCCACGGCGCGCATCGGCTTCGAACTCGGTTTCGCCGTGCTCGACCACAGCCAGCACGACGTGGCGGACCGGTTGCCCGGCGTGCGACTGGACTGGTTCACCGCCGAGCACACCGCGACGGCGCGCCAGGCGATCGCCGCCACCGGGCCGGAACTGGTCGGCCTCGTCGTCAACCTGCTGACGCCGCTGATATCCGCCATTCTGCTGCCCGCGGCAATCGCGGTGGCCCTGCTCCCGATCTCCTGGCAGCTCGGCGTGGCCGCGCTGGGCGGCGTGCCGCTGCTCTTGGGTGCGCTCTGGGCCTCGGCGCGACTGGCGCGACGGGCCGACGCCGCGGCCGACGAAGCCAACAGCGCACTCACCGAACGGATCATCGAATTCGCCCGCACTCAGCAGGCGTTGCGGGCCGCGCGGCGGGTCGAACCGGCGCGCAGTCTCGTCGGCGATGCGCTGGCGGCGCAGCACGGGGCGACCATGCGGTTGCTGTCCATGCAGGTTCCGGGCCAGCTACTGTTCAGCCTGGCCAGCCAGCTGTCGCTCATCCTGCTCGCCGGGGCGACCGCGGCGCTGACGGTGAACCAAACGGTCACGGTTCCCGAAGCCATCGCCTTGATCGTGGTGATCGTGCGCTACCTGGAGCCGTTCACCACGATCAGCGAGCTGGCACCGGCGCTGGAGAGCACGCGCGCCACGCTCGGCCGCATTCGCTCGGTGCTCACCGCGCCGCTGACGAACTCCGGCCCTGCCACGCCGCCCGCCGCCGCGGTGCCCCGCATCGAATTCGACGACGTCGCGTTCCGCTATTCCGGCGGAGGCGCACCGGTGCTCGACGGGGTGAGTTTCACCCTGGAGCCGGGCAGCACCACGGCGATCGTCGGCCCGTCCGGATCGGGCAAGAGCACGATCCTGGCGCTGATCGCCGGCCTGCACGAGCCCACCCGTGGCCGGGTCCTGATCGACGGCGTCGACGCGGCGACGCTGGACGCCGATGCGCGACGCGCGTTGAGCAGTGTCGTGTTCCAACATCCGTATCTGTTCCACGGGTCGATCCGCGACAACGTGTTCGCCGGGGATCCGGGCGCCGGCGATGACCAGTTCAACCGGGCCATGGCCCTCGCCCGCGTCGACGAACTCATCGGCCGGCTGCCCGACGGCGCCGAGACGATCGTCGGCGAAGCCGGCTCGGCCCTGTCCGGCGGCGAACGTCAACGGGTCAGCATCGCGCGGGCGCTGCTCAAGCCGGCGTCGATACTGTTGGTCGACGAGGCCACCAGCGCTCTGGACACCGAAAACGAGGCCGCCGTGGTGGACGCGCTGACGCTCGACCCGCGATCGCGCACCCAGGTGATCGTCGCGCATCGGTTGGCCAGCATCAGTCACGCCGACCGCGTCCTGTTCCTCGACGACGGCCGAGTGCTCGAGGACGGAACCGTCGGCGAATTGCTCGCGGCGGGTGGACGTTTCGACGAGTTCTGGCGGCAGCAACACGAGGCCGCCGAATGGCGCATTCTCGCCGACTAA
- a CDS encoding ABC transporter ATP-binding protein/permease: protein MARGFSGVMLRSFGARDHTATVIETVDIAPHFVRVRLMSPTLFEDVDAEPAAWLRFWFPDPDGSTTEFQRAYTISEADVPTGRFAIDIVLHEPAGPASTWARTVAPGATIAVMALMGSSRFDMPDEQPAGYLLIGDSASIPGMNGIIGVVPDDVPIEMYLERHDDNDVRIPIAQHPRLRVHWVTRRDEKSLAAAIDNRDWSNWYAWATPEATVLKHVRTRLRDEFGFPKSEIHAQAYWSAGRAMGTRRGDEPETSNDVAHEEPSTPKPSEKTAAAAARGRWRAQAAGRLLAPLRSALIVSGVLQAVITVVQLAPFVLLVELARLLVAGAPASRLWDVGIAAVALLGTGTVLGAALTLWLHVVDARFAADLRSGLLRKLSRLPLGWFTARGSGSIKQLLQDDTLSLHYLVTHAIPDAVAAIIAPVAVLVYLFVIDWRVALVLFLPVLVYLVLTSSLTIQSGPRIPQSQRWAEKMSGEAGAYLEGQPVIRVFGGAAASSFRRRLDEYVEFLVSWQRPLAGKKTLMDLATRPSTFLWLIALTGTLLTVTGRMDPVNLLPFLLLGTTFGARLLGIAYGVGGISAGMLAARRLQNTLDEPELEVRDRAPSADSSATVVFEDVSFAYRPGVPVLRDVSLTLRPGTVTALVGPSGSGKSTLAALLARFHDVEQGSICVGGQDIRSMTADELYAKVGFVLQETQLVHGTVADNIALAVPDATAERIQEAARQAQIHDRIMRLPDGYDTVLGAATGLSGGERQRLTIARAILADTPVLILDEATAFADPESEYLVQRALSRLTRDRTVLVIAHRLHTITGADQIVVLDRGRIAERGTHDELLAADDRYRRLWEGGRREPVAATRVREGAR, encoded by the coding sequence ATGGCGCGCGGATTCTCCGGTGTGATGTTGCGGAGCTTCGGCGCGCGCGACCACACCGCCACAGTGATCGAAACCGTCGATATCGCACCGCATTTCGTGCGGGTGCGGTTGATGTCACCGACGTTGTTCGAAGACGTGGACGCCGAACCCGCCGCGTGGCTGCGGTTCTGGTTCCCGGACCCGGACGGATCCACCACCGAGTTCCAGCGCGCCTACACGATTTCGGAGGCCGACGTCCCCACCGGCCGCTTCGCGATCGACATCGTGTTGCACGAGCCCGCCGGCCCGGCGTCGACGTGGGCGCGCACTGTTGCGCCCGGCGCCACCATCGCCGTCATGGCGCTGATGGGCTCGTCGCGTTTCGACATGCCCGACGAGCAGCCTGCCGGCTACCTGCTGATCGGTGACTCCGCGTCGATCCCGGGCATGAACGGCATCATCGGCGTCGTCCCCGATGACGTGCCCATCGAGATGTATCTCGAGCGGCACGACGACAACGACGTCCGGATCCCGATCGCGCAGCACCCCCGGTTGCGAGTGCACTGGGTGACCCGCCGCGACGAGAAATCCCTTGCCGCGGCGATCGATAACCGCGACTGGTCCAACTGGTACGCGTGGGCGACGCCCGAGGCCACCGTGCTCAAACACGTGCGCACGCGATTGCGCGACGAGTTCGGCTTCCCCAAGTCCGAAATACACGCCCAGGCGTACTGGAGTGCCGGGCGGGCGATGGGCACGCGCCGCGGTGACGAGCCGGAGACCTCGAATGACGTTGCGCACGAGGAGCCTTCGACACCGAAACCTTCGGAGAAGACGGCCGCCGCGGCGGCGCGCGGAAGGTGGCGTGCCCAGGCCGCCGGCCGGTTGCTCGCGCCGCTGCGCTCGGCGCTGATCGTCTCCGGTGTGCTGCAAGCCGTCATCACGGTGGTGCAGCTGGCACCGTTCGTGCTACTGGTCGAGCTGGCCCGGCTGCTGGTGGCTGGTGCGCCCGCGTCCCGACTCTGGGACGTCGGGATCGCGGCCGTCGCGCTGCTGGGAACGGGCACCGTCCTCGGCGCGGCCCTCACGCTATGGCTGCACGTCGTCGACGCGCGGTTCGCCGCCGACCTGCGTTCGGGGTTGTTACGCAAGCTTTCTCGATTGCCGCTGGGCTGGTTCACCGCGCGCGGGTCCGGCTCGATCAAGCAGTTGCTGCAGGACGACACGCTGTCGCTGCACTATCTGGTCACGCACGCCATCCCGGACGCGGTCGCGGCGATCATCGCGCCGGTCGCGGTGCTGGTCTACCTGTTCGTCATCGACTGGCGAGTGGCTTTGGTGTTGTTCCTGCCCGTCCTGGTGTATCTGGTTTTGACGTCGTCGCTCACGATTCAGTCGGGCCCGCGCATCCCGCAATCGCAGCGCTGGGCCGAGAAGATGAGCGGCGAGGCCGGCGCCTACTTGGAGGGGCAGCCGGTAATCCGCGTCTTCGGCGGCGCGGCCGCATCCAGCTTCCGGCGCCGCCTCGACGAATACGTCGAATTCCTGGTGTCCTGGCAGCGGCCGCTGGCGGGCAAGAAGACGCTGATGGACCTGGCCACCCGGCCCTCGACCTTCCTGTGGCTCATCGCGCTCACCGGTACCCTGCTCACGGTCACCGGGCGGATGGATCCGGTGAATCTCCTACCGTTCTTGTTGCTGGGCACCACATTCGGCGCGCGCCTGCTCGGGATCGCTTACGGAGTGGGCGGTATCAGCGCCGGCATGCTGGCCGCCCGACGACTGCAAAACACGCTCGACGAGCCGGAGCTGGAAGTGCGAGACCGGGCCCCGTCAGCAGATTCGTCGGCGACGGTCGTCTTCGAGGATGTCAGCTTCGCCTATCGCCCGGGCGTCCCGGTGCTCAGGGACGTCTCGCTGACGCTGCGGCCCGGCACCGTCACCGCCCTCGTCGGCCCGTCCGGGTCCGGCAAGTCCACGCTGGCCGCGCTGCTGGCCCGTTTCCACGACGTCGAGCAGGGCTCGATATGCGTTGGAGGACAGGATATCCGGTCGATGACCGCCGACGAACTGTACGCGAAGGTCGGCTTCGTCCTGCAGGAGACGCAGCTGGTGCATGGCACCGTCGCGGACAACATCGCGCTGGCCGTCCCCGACGCCACCGCGGAGCGGATCCAGGAGGCGGCGCGGCAGGCCCAGATCCACGACCGCATCATGCGGTTGCCGGACGGCTACGATACGGTGCTGGGCGCGGCAACGGGGCTTTCGGGCGGGGAACGGCAGCGGCTCACCATCGCCCGGGCGATCCTGGCGGACACCCCGGTGCTGATCCTCGACGAGGCCACCGCATTCGCCGACCCCGAATCGGAATACCTTGTGCAGCGGGCGCTCAGCCGGCTGACCCGGGATCGCACCGTCTTGGTGATCGCCCACCGATTGCACACCATCACCGGCGCCGACCAGATCGTCGTCCTCGACCGCGGCCGGATCGCCGAACGCGGCACGCATGACGAGTTGCTGGCCGCCGACGACCGGTACCGACGGCTATGGGAAGGCGGTCGACGGGAGCCGGTGGCCGCCACCAGGGTTCGGGAAGGGGCGCGATGA
- a CDS encoding TetR/AcrR family transcriptional regulator: protein MRAVAPRQGGRPPLITLDDVIAIGRDLGMRRLSVNAVAARLGVSATALYRHVEGRWELERLVGESLLAELDLRDDPSADAVRHLLSFALQLQDFTAEHPGLASYLQVLFPRGDAGRRLLATEIEALTRRGYSADAAMVLSSAVATLAISLAAGEENNADATSGGQAGGFAEEWDAVADALSHDPRLGPAWAGLPQASSSQFVRLLLAASVRGLVTLIPPGRPFAEVVAELSDAGRDR from the coding sequence ATGCGCGCCGTTGCGCCTCGCCAGGGCGGGCGACCGCCGCTGATCACGCTGGACGACGTCATCGCGATCGGCCGTGACCTGGGCATGCGACGGCTCAGCGTCAACGCCGTCGCGGCGCGGCTCGGGGTGTCGGCGACCGCCCTGTACCGGCACGTCGAAGGCAGATGGGAGCTCGAGCGGCTGGTGGGCGAGAGCCTGCTCGCCGAACTCGACCTTCGCGACGACCCCAGCGCCGACGCCGTACGCCACCTGCTGTCGTTCGCCCTGCAACTGCAGGACTTCACCGCCGAGCACCCCGGGCTGGCGTCGTACCTGCAAGTGCTGTTCCCGCGCGGCGACGCCGGTCGCCGGCTGCTGGCGACCGAGATTGAGGCGCTGACCCGACGCGGTTATTCGGCGGACGCCGCCATGGTGCTGAGCAGCGCGGTCGCCACGCTGGCGATCAGCCTGGCCGCCGGCGAGGAGAACAACGCGGACGCGACCAGCGGGGGCCAGGCCGGCGGTTTCGCGGAGGAATGGGACGCCGTCGCCGACGCGTTGTCCCACGACCCGCGACTCGGCCCCGCATGGGCCGGGTTGCCGCAGGCGTCAAGTTCGCAATTCGTGCGGCTGTTGCTGGCCGCTTCGGTCCGGGGGCTGGTGACGCTGATTCCGCCCGGCCGCCCGTTCGCTGAAGTCGTCGCGGAGTTGAGCGACGCGGGAAGGGACCGCTGA
- a CDS encoding thiol-disulfide oxidoreductase DCC family protein, producing the protein MSGESVPPVLLYDGVCGVCNSAVRTILRFDRHGTLRFAALDSDYARAVFARHPAIEGVDSVVFVDKPGRPEERVAVRSAAALRVVDYLGGPWKLLGAARVIPAPVRDWLYDRVADVRYRLFGKYDTCPLPPPEVRARFLDA; encoded by the coding sequence GTGAGCGGTGAATCGGTGCCGCCCGTTTTGCTGTACGACGGGGTCTGCGGCGTCTGCAACTCGGCGGTGCGGACGATACTTCGGTTCGATCGCCACGGCACGCTGCGCTTCGCGGCCCTGGATAGCGACTACGCCCGGGCGGTCTTCGCTCGGCATCCGGCCATCGAGGGCGTCGATTCCGTGGTGTTCGTCGACAAACCCGGCCGGCCCGAGGAGCGCGTGGCCGTCCGTTCCGCCGCGGCGTTGCGGGTGGTGGATTACCTTGGCGGGCCGTGGAAGCTGCTCGGGGCGGCCCGCGTCATCCCCGCTCCCGTGCGCGACTGGCTCTACGACAGGGTCGCCGATGTCCGGTACCGCCTCTTCGGCAAGTACGACACCTGTCCGCTGCCGCCGCCGGAGGTTCGCGCGCGCTTTCTGGACGCCTAA
- a CDS encoding DUF3817 domain-containing protein, with protein MTTPETPASAFPVEKIRTALLGYRIMAWTTGLWLIALCYEIVSHLVWHHEIRWIEVVHGWVYFIYVLTAFNLAVKVRWPIPKTIGVLLAGTIPVLGIIVEHFQTRDVQARFGL; from the coding sequence ATGACCACACCCGAGACACCCGCGTCGGCGTTTCCCGTCGAGAAGATCCGCACCGCGTTGCTCGGCTACCGGATCATGGCGTGGACGACGGGACTCTGGCTGATCGCGCTGTGCTACGAGATCGTCTCGCACCTCGTCTGGCACCACGAGATCCGCTGGATCGAGGTGGTGCACGGCTGGGTGTACTTCATCTACGTCCTGACCGCCTTCAACCTTGCGGTCAAGGTGCGGTGGCCGATTCCCAAGACGATCGGCGTGCTGCTTGCCGGGACCATCCCGGTGCTGGGCATCATCGTCGAACACTTCCAAACCAGGGACGTCCAGGCCCGCTTCGGGCTGTAG